A single region of the Candidatus Protochlamydia amoebophila UWE25 genome encodes:
- a CDS encoding alpha/beta hydrolase family protein, which yields MQKVEEREAITLTNQGEKIFAILHRPLKTTPVPAVVICSGFGGTKNGKFRIFVNLGKELARQGIAVLRFDYRGAGDSEGEFEDLTLESKLSDTLACLNFLSKDPQIDLNRIGILGRSLGGAIAVLAACEYPSIKSLALWAPVFTSGPWKKLWDLIQSNPSLLATNEILKHLPSLTPNKEFLKQFFELNIEQKLTHIKNVPILHIHGEKDLIVKIEHAKAYKNARESIENTKFILLPQSDHDFSDKSEREKALQETCTWFKETL from the coding sequence ATGCAAAAAGTTGAAGAACGAGAAGCCATTACCCTTACTAATCAAGGTGAAAAAATTTTCGCTATTTTACACCGCCCTCTCAAAACTACTCCGGTTCCCGCTGTTGTCATCTGTTCTGGATTTGGAGGCACCAAAAATGGTAAATTTCGAATTTTTGTTAATTTGGGTAAAGAATTAGCGAGGCAAGGAATTGCTGTTCTTCGATTCGACTATCGAGGCGCTGGGGATAGTGAAGGGGAGTTTGAAGATCTCACTTTAGAAAGTAAACTAAGTGATACTTTAGCCTGTTTAAATTTTTTATCCAAAGATCCTCAAATTGATCTTAACCGTATAGGAATACTTGGGCGCTCTTTAGGTGGGGCAATTGCTGTTTTAGCTGCTTGCGAATATCCTTCTATTAAAAGCTTGGCACTCTGGGCTCCTGTTTTCACGAGCGGACCATGGAAAAAATTATGGGACTTAATTCAATCTAATCCTTCTCTTTTAGCTACAAATGAAATTCTAAAACATCTGCCTTCACTTACTCCCAATAAAGAGTTCTTAAAACAGTTTTTTGAGCTGAATATTGAGCAAAAACTAACACATATTAAGAATGTTCCTATTTTACATATTCATGGCGAAAAAGATCTTATTGTAAAGATTGAACATGCAAAAGCTTATAAAAATGCTCGAGAATCCATTGAAAATACTAAATTTATCTTGCTCCCGCAGTCTGATCATGATTTTTCGGATAAAAGTGAGCGAGAAAAGGCACTTCAGGAAACCTGTACTTGGTTTAAAGAAACTTTGTAA
- a CDS encoding diphosphate--fructose-6-phosphate 1-phosphotransferase — translation MISFSPLQIHRLKYQPQLPLLLQDLSVIAANFEKSICLSDSALQEQFPQTFQQPIITFRRGNKKEATPLKVGVVLSGGQAPGGHNVIAGLFDALKQIHPESILLGFLDGPLGILKNTSIELTKMVIDSYRNQGGFDMIGSGRTKIETPAQLEAAMLTVQTLALDGLVIIGGDDSNTNAAILAEYFKQVGVKTSVIGVPKTIDGDLKNEFIDISFGFDTASKIYAECIGNILKDALSAKKYYHFIKLMGRSASHLALECALLTHPNLVFISEEVAEKKQTLQEIVGQITTMICKRAEKNLHYGVILIPEGLIESISEIGALIQKLNELLFSHSEKIEGLLITEEKDNYIISQLTSNEAKTFLALPKEVRDQLLLERDSHGNVQVSKIETERLLIKLVEKELKRLKQEGIYKGTFSPQPQFCGYEGRSGLPSNFDCQYCYALGFVATLLVQSGVTGYMSCLKKLSEPIERWSPMGVPIYRMLQIEKRQGKQKSVIRKFLVDLQGPFFKQYASVRDQWQITDDYRSPGPIQFEGPKNLTEVKPLSLLL, via the coding sequence ATGATTTCTTTTAGCCCGTTGCAAATTCACCGTTTAAAGTATCAACCTCAGCTTCCCCTCCTTTTGCAAGATTTAAGTGTAATTGCAGCAAATTTTGAAAAATCAATTTGTCTCTCTGATTCTGCCTTGCAAGAGCAGTTTCCACAAACATTTCAGCAACCTATTATTACTTTTCGCCGCGGCAACAAAAAAGAAGCCACACCTTTAAAAGTAGGTGTCGTGTTATCTGGAGGTCAGGCTCCAGGAGGACATAATGTGATTGCCGGTTTATTTGATGCCTTAAAGCAAATCCATCCAGAAAGCATATTACTGGGTTTCCTTGACGGTCCTTTAGGAATATTGAAGAACACCTCTATCGAATTAACAAAAATGGTGATCGATTCCTATCGCAATCAAGGAGGATTCGATATGATCGGATCTGGGAGAACAAAAATCGAAACTCCCGCTCAATTAGAAGCAGCCATGTTAACTGTTCAAACTTTAGCGCTGGATGGATTAGTCATTATTGGAGGAGACGATTCTAACACCAATGCAGCTATTTTAGCAGAATATTTTAAACAAGTTGGCGTAAAAACTTCTGTTATTGGAGTTCCAAAAACAATTGACGGGGACCTTAAAAATGAATTTATAGACATTTCATTTGGATTTGATACTGCTAGTAAAATATATGCGGAATGTATTGGAAATATTTTGAAAGATGCTTTATCAGCAAAAAAATATTATCATTTTATTAAATTGATGGGCCGCTCTGCTTCTCATCTTGCTCTCGAGTGCGCTTTATTGACACACCCTAATTTAGTTTTTATTAGTGAAGAAGTTGCAGAAAAGAAACAAACTCTTCAAGAAATTGTTGGGCAAATCACTACCATGATTTGTAAAAGAGCTGAAAAAAATCTTCACTACGGAGTGATTTTAATACCGGAAGGTTTAATAGAATCTATCTCTGAAATTGGAGCGTTGATTCAGAAGCTCAATGAATTACTTTTTTCTCACTCAGAAAAAATAGAAGGATTATTAATAACGGAAGAAAAAGATAATTATATTATTTCTCAGCTTACTTCAAACGAAGCAAAAACATTTTTAGCCCTCCCAAAAGAGGTACGCGATCAACTTTTGTTAGAAAGAGACTCACATGGAAATGTACAGGTATCGAAAATAGAAACGGAACGTTTATTAATAAAGTTAGTAGAAAAAGAGCTAAAACGACTTAAGCAAGAAGGCATTTATAAAGGAACATTTAGCCCTCAACCTCAATTTTGTGGTTATGAAGGACGGTCTGGATTACCAAGCAACTTTGATTGTCAATATTGCTATGCTCTCGGATTTGTAGCTACTTTGTTGGTTCAATCCGGTGTTACGGGTTATATGAGTTGTCTAAAAAAATTATCAGAGCCTATTGAGAGATGGAGCCCTATGGGAGTGCCAATTTATCGAATGCTTCAGATAGAAAAAAGACAAGGTAAACAAAAATCTGTGATTCGAAAATTTCTTGTCGATTTGCAAGGACCGTTTTTTAAACAGTATGCCTCAGTAAGAGACCAATGGCAAATTACTGATGACTATCGTTCGCCCGGCCCCATTCAGTTTGAAGGACCTAAAAATCTGACTGAGGTGAAGCCTCTTTCACTTTTGCTTTAA